tgttatcgtgaccagtgagctgagataaggcggagctttatctagcatagacttatagatgatcgggagccagtgggtctggcgacaaatatgtagcaagggccagctgactagaacagacaggtcgcagtggtgggtggtataaggggctttggtgacaaaatggatggcactgtgatagactgcatccagtttgctgagtagtattggaagctattggaagctattttgtaagtgacatcgccaaagtcgaggattggtaggatggtcagttttacaagggtatgtttggcggcgtgagtaaggaaggctttgttgcgaaataggaagccgattctagatttaattttggattggagatgtttaatataagtctggaaggagagtttacagtctagccagacacctaggtaattgttgttgtccacatattctatgtcagaaccgtccagagtagtgatgctagtctggcaggcgggtgcgggcagcgaacggttgaaaagcatgcatttggttttactagcatttaagagcatttggaggccactgaaggagtgttgtatggcattgaagcttgtttggaaaTGAGTtgaaacagtgtccaaagaagggctagaTGTAAAAGAATGGTGTTGCCTGCgtggaggtggatcagggaatcacccgcagcaagagcaacaacgttgatatatacagagaaaagagtcggcccgagaattgaaccctgtggtacccccatagagtcTGCCAGAGGTCAGTGAACCAGGCagggcagtcatttgagaaactaaggctgttgagtctgccgataagaatacggtgattgacagagtcgaaagccttggccaggtcgatgaagacggcagCACATTACTGTCTTTtctatggcggttatgatattgtttagtacctgcacccgtgaccagctcggaaaccggattgcacagcaaaGAAGGTAAGgagggattcgaaatggtcagtgatctgtttgttaactttgctttcgaagactttagaaaggcagggcaggatggatatagatctataacagtttgggtctagagtgtcacccccttttaAGAGGGGGTGacaccgcggcagctttccaatctttagggatctcggacgatacgaaagaggttgaacagactggtaataggggttgcaacaatggcggcggataattttagaaagagagggtccagattgtctagcccagctgatttgtacggatccaggttttgcagctctttcagaacatctgctatctggatttgggtgaaggagaagctggggaggcttgggcaagtagctgcggggggtgtggagttgttggccggggttggggtagccaggaggaaagcatggtcagccgtagagaaatgcttattgaaattctcgagtatcgtggatttatcggtggtgacagtgtttcctagcctcagtgcagagggcagctgggaggaggtgctcttattctccatggactttacagtgtcccaaaacgttttggagctagagctacaggatgcaaatttttgtttgaaaaagctagtcttTGATTTCCTGACTGCCTGcggtattggttcctgacttccatgaaaagttgcatatcccAGGGACTagtgacagtgatgaggggtggtcgtttgaccgcggacccatagcggatgctcACTGAGATACTGATTGAAAACagaagaggtgtatttggagggcaagttggtcaggataatatctatgagggtgcccatgtttacggatttagggttgtacctggtgggttccttgataatttgtgtgagattgaggccatctatcttagattgtaggactgccacggtgttaagcatatcccactTTAGCTCACCTAACagaatgaactctgaagatagatgggggacaatcaattcacatatggtgtccagggcactgCTGGGAGCTTacgggggtctataacaggcggcaacagtgagagacttatttctggagagatacattttttaattagaagctcaaactgtttgggcatagacctggaaagtatgatagaactttgcaggctatctctggagTAGATTGCAACTACTCCACCTttttgatggaaaatgttgtagttgggtatggaaatctcagaattctTGGTGggcttcctaagccaggattcagacacggcaaggacatcagggatggcggagtgtgctaaagcagtgagtaaaacaaacttagggaggaggcttctgatgttaacgtgcatgaaaccaaggctttttcagtTATGGAAGTCAACAAATCAGAGttcctggggacacgcagggcctgggttaacctacacgtcacccgaggaacagaggaggagtaggatgagggtacggctaaaggctatcaagactggtcgtctagtgcgttggggacagagaaaaaaggagcagatttctgggcgtggtagaatagattcagggcataatgaacaggcaggggtatggtggggtgcgggtacagtggaggtaaacccaggcaccGAGTGATGATAAGaaaggttgcatctctggacatgCTAGTTATGCTGGGGGAGGTccccgcatgtgtgggaggtgggacaaaggaggtgtcttaggcatgttgagtgggactaggggctccgcagtaaactaaaacaatgataactattcTAAACAACAGTGTACaaagcatattgacatttgagagagacataaagcgaggcataaagcaatcacaggtgttgatggGGAGAgccagctaagacaacaacgggtaagacaacaaccACTAATAAGCTTaggcaacaacaacaggtaaaatggtgatgaatgggcGGAGAtggtcagttaactacacatagAGCCTGAGTTCTAGGCTGGGGCTGAAAGATAaacaaaaaaattaacaaaatggAGTATCGTGactaatgaacagtccagcaggcatcagccaTGTAGCCAAGTGATTATAGGATCCAGTGAACAGCAACAGATAGAACAGGGAAGCGTTACTACGCTAGCACGCgggagacacagcgtttaaagtttgCAGGCCGGGGTAAGTTGGAGCACCTGCTCCGACGTCCGGCATTGGCCGGTTGAGGGCACAGCAGATGGAGTTACATCGgcggaccagtcgtggtggtacaggccagatggcgaaagaggtattgtagttgtagtaattttgttttctagccgggagatgcgcctggttCGCGGCTAATTTGTGCTAGCTTTGGGGCAGGGACGTTAGCCAGCATAGCCACTctgtagcagctagctagcagcaatGATCCGATGCAAAGGTCTAGAGCTTATGACAAGGATCTGGTGGAGTAGTGGATTCTATCAGTGTTGGGGTAGAGTCCGGGAGGCATcggctgtgtagccgagtgatcacagAGTAGGCAAGGAGGTGGGCCTGGCTCAGGGCTAGCTTTGGGGCTGGGTCACTCTGTGGCAGCATGTTATTGCTAACAAAAGCAATGCAAATCATGTTAAATGATGCAAGGTGATTCAAAGGTTTTCCTCAGTGTCTTCATTTTGCATGTTTTCGTATTGATTTAGGAAAGtccttgaataagttcctcattTGGCAAAACAATGGATTACACTGAGATATTTCCATAACTTTTCTTCTCCCTTTTTTCAGATGCTACAATGACATCTAACCTGACATCCCCCCTGTTTCTTCTGGACTGTGGCTCTTTCAATTATCACGACCTAGATGTGGTTATCCCATGTCTGTACTTTGCAATGTTCCCGCTTGCCTTGATGTTGAATGGGGTCGCGTCCTGGGTCTCcctgcacctgagctcaacctCCACCTTCATGGTGTATCTGAAGAACCTTTTGGCCGCTGACCTTCTCATGACCCTGACCATGCCTATTGTGGCGGCCAGTAAACTTCCTACGTCATCTGTGGGGTTACGACTGTTCTCCTGTCGCTACTCAGGTGTCATCTTCtacacatgcatgtacacaaGCATCACTCTACTGGGCCTCATCAGTCTGGACCGCTTCTTCAAGATCGTCAGGCCCTGTGGCAGGTTGTTGGGTCAGAACCTGGTCTTCGGTAaggtactgtctgtctctgtgtgggtggcgCTGTTTGGAGCCACTGCTCTCCCTACCATTATCCTGACCAATCAGGGTGCCAGCAACAAGACGGATGCCTCCTGTATGTCCATGAAGAGCCCAGCCGGGGTCAGACTTCACACAGTGGTGGTTGTGTTCATGGATGTCTTGTTCTGGGCCGTAAGCATACTGGTTGTAGTTTGCTACATGTGCATCACCAACAAGGTCCTCCAGTCCTTCAGAAATTCCGGCAGCGAAAACAGTCAGGGCAAGCAAAAGACAAAGGTCCGTGTCTTCCTGGTTCTGGTCGTGTTCTCTGTGTGCTTCATTCCATTCCACATCATGCGGATCCCACGGACCATTCAGCAGACCAACAATGTCAACGGCTGTTCTCAAGTCTCCATCAACATCGCTCAAAAGGTGACCCTGTGGCTGTCCACCGTCAACATCTGCCTGGACCCACTCCTCTACTTCTTCCTGTGCAGGGAGTTCAAAGAGAAACTTATGGGGATGCTGAACAGAAAAGGGACACCTTCACAATTAACATCAGGCACCACATAGAACCACTCAACATAGACAGGGAGGAGTATCATCCAATTAGACATTTCTCTAATTGAGACAAAAACACATTGTAGGCTAAATAGGGGATTTGAATAAAATGTCCTGAGGAAAATTAAATAACTTTATCTTAGATTGGTTTTCTTTTGTTCTATACTTAAAATGTTTCTACCCATTATTGTTGGAGAGCAAGTTGGATTACTGTGATgggtggttgtctcacctagctaccttaagatggatgcacaaactgtaagtcactctgattAATGACTAAAATCTAAATGTAAAATGAATTAGGTATCACAAGCTGTTATTTCACTGTTACTTTAGCTTGTTATCACAGAGCATGTAAAACCACCAATTGGGtataaactggttgaatcaatgttgttttaacgtaatttgtcaacgtattgtgatgtggaatctacGTGAACATTTTTACATTGGATTTGACGACCAGGTGCTTTCCCTCTCTGAGGCTGACTTGAGGAAAACTCTCAAAACAGTGAATAATCACAAAGTCGCCAGCCCAGATGACGTCCCCCAGTGtgtgtgctgaccaactggcagatgTCTTCTCAGATAtattcaacctgtccctgtcccaggtTGTAGTCCTAATCTGCTTTAAGTACATCACCATTGTCCCAGTGCCCAAGAAAAACAAGGTGACATGCCCAAATGAATATTGTGCTGTAGCCCTCACCTCAGcccttttttaaatgtacttaacacttattttaccaggtaagttgactgagaacacattttaatttacagcaatgacctggagaagagttacaggggagaggagggcgggtgaatgagccaattggaagctggggatcaaatcaaatcaaatgttatttgtcacatacacatggttagcagatgttaatgcgagtgtagcgaaatgcttgtgcttctagttccgacaatgcagtaataaacaaacgagtaatctagctaacaattccaaaactactaccttatacacagtgtaaagggataaaaaatatgtacataaatatatatgaatgagtgatggtacagagcagcataggcaagatgcagtagatggtatcgagtacagtaaatacatatgagatgagtatgtaaacaaagtggcatagtttaaagtggcatgtcttacataaagatgcagtagatgatatagagtacagtatatacgtagacatatgagatgaataatgtagggtatgtaaacattatattaagtagcattgtttaaagtggctagtgatatattttacatcaattcccattattaaag
This genomic interval from Oncorhynchus clarkii lewisi isolate Uvic-CL-2024 chromosome 27, UVic_Ocla_1.0, whole genome shotgun sequence contains the following:
- the LOC139385795 gene encoding P2Y purinoceptor 13-like codes for the protein MTSNLTSPLFLLDCGSFNYHDLDVVIPCLYFAMFPLALMLNGVASWVSLHLSSTSTFMVYLKNLLAADLLMTLTMPIVAASKLPTSSVGLRLFSCRYSGVIFYTCMYTSITLLGLISLDRFFKIVRPCGRLLGQNLVFGKVLSVSVWVALFGATALPTIILTNQGASNKTDASCMSMKSPAGVRLHTVVVVFMDVLFWAVSILVVVCYMCITNKVLQSFRNSGSENSQGKQKTKVRVFLVLVVFSVCFIPFHIMRIPRTIQQTNNVNGCSQVSINIAQKVTLWLSTVNICLDPLLYFFLCREFKEKLMGMLNRKGTPSQLTSGTT